Proteins from one Mucilaginibacter jinjuensis genomic window:
- a CDS encoding metallophosphoesterase family protein → MKLYYSVKLPRSTTSGKNLASWLILLTSFCFMVPQAFAIHSGSPQPINILFTSDAHYGIFRKSFRGDTNVAGHIVNAAMIGEMNTMPKLMFPADGGVGAGTQIQAIDYLIQTGDIANRMEIPYQSAAASWAQFRTDYFNNVKLKGHNGKPTQVLLIPGNHDISNAVGYYKPMKPLTDPSTMVGIYNLMLKPAVPLINETYDYNTEKINYSRNIGGVHFMFITLWPDSAERIWMKKDLDTVPQKTPVILFTHDQPTCESVHFTNPVAPYQIVPGKQFENLVAEHYKEGNTPYKTPTSTDIEQRGWVAFLKQHPNIKAYFHGNSNFNEYYTYDGPDHDVALKVFRVDSPMKGKFSAKDETLLSYQLISLDPATKVLTVRECLWDTKPQDPSAKVIFGKTATVNLR, encoded by the coding sequence ATGAAACTCTACTATTCTGTTAAATTGCCACGCAGTACTACTTCGGGCAAAAATTTAGCAAGCTGGTTAATTCTGCTGACCAGCTTTTGTTTTATGGTGCCCCAGGCTTTTGCTATACATAGCGGCTCGCCCCAGCCCATCAATATCCTGTTTACTTCAGATGCCCATTACGGTATTTTCAGAAAGTCTTTCAGAGGAGATACCAATGTGGCCGGCCATATAGTTAATGCGGCGATGATAGGGGAGATGAATACCATGCCCAAATTGATGTTCCCGGCAGATGGCGGTGTTGGTGCAGGTACGCAGATACAAGCGATCGACTACCTGATCCAAACCGGCGACATCGCCAATCGGATGGAAATCCCATATCAAAGCGCTGCTGCGTCTTGGGCACAGTTCCGTACAGATTACTTTAATAACGTTAAACTCAAAGGCCATAATGGAAAGCCGACCCAGGTGCTGCTGATTCCGGGTAACCATGACATCTCAAACGCTGTTGGCTACTATAAGCCGATGAAACCATTGACCGACCCAAGTACCATGGTTGGCATTTATAATTTAATGTTGAAGCCTGCCGTGCCCCTCATTAATGAAACGTACGATTATAACACCGAAAAAATAAATTACTCCAGAAATATAGGTGGCGTGCACTTTATGTTTATTACGTTATGGCCAGATTCGGCAGAACGAATCTGGATGAAGAAAGATCTTGACACCGTACCGCAAAAAACACCGGTGATTTTATTTACACATGATCAGCCTACCTGCGAGTCTGTACATTTTACAAATCCTGTAGCGCCGTATCAAATTGTACCGGGCAAACAATTCGAAAACCTGGTGGCCGAACATTATAAAGAAGGTAACACGCCTTACAAAACGCCAACATCTACGGATATTGAGCAGCGCGGGTGGGTAGCCTTTTTAAAACAGCACCCAAACATTAAAGCCTACTTTCATGGCAACAGTAATTTCAATGAATATTACACTTACGATGGCCCCGATCACGATGTTGCACTAAAAGTGTTCCGGGTTGACTCGCCCATGAAAGGTAAGTTTTCGGCTAAAGATGAAACACTGCTCTCATACCAACTTATTTCCCTCGATCCGGCAACCAAAGTGCTAACGGTAAGAGAGTGTTTATGGGATACTAAGCCACAAGATCCCTCAGCCAAAGTCATTTTCGGAAAAACAGCGACGGTGAATCTCAGGTAA